One Oncorhynchus masou masou isolate Uvic2021 chromosome 18, UVic_Omas_1.1, whole genome shotgun sequence DNA window includes the following coding sequences:
- the LOC135504527 gene encoding ERBB receptor feedback inhibitor 1, translating into MYMSFRSSLPSPSLCHSMARNKAYWGQPHGTNSLCFSLDADDAMEHNLREHHQHHTVSQGFDNKMPQPYHLLYSSSHPLTSHSTRPRPPEGDQVVPSFQRLSVYEQSPSCGPKPLPPLPDPEDNSSDEAADSEVEFFIDERQHLLPQRCSTNALALHYGATGRRSFRGCGQVNYAYLEGPPGASGSANGGAQSGTQEQQAQFGGQRGPGPVVVAARDISSKQHDRPQWSKLRRSHSGPASSFKPSGLRQSCHLHHHHHGSYRGNPQLDKPEVPPRIPIPPRPSKTANCHRWSVTEDQDKDKPPKVPPRKPIAPPCGSCCTPSPKSLPIYVNGVMPPTQSFAPNPKYVSKGLQRPQQQHREGSTGPLVGPRSPCIVPIMEDGRKASATHYFLLPRRPSYMDRLERFLREKEADSVQQHSQLRVGLPEQAETSCHHIELQHCGKLED; encoded by the exons ATGTACATGTCCTTTAGGAGTAGCCTGCCTTCCCCCAGTCTCTGTCACAGCATGGCCCGAAACAAGGCTTACTGGGGACAGCCACATGGCACAAACAG CCTGTGCTTTAGCCTGGATGCTGACGACGCGATGGAACACAACTTGAGAGAGCATCACCAACACCACACAGTGTCCCAGGGCTTTGACA ACAAAATGCCCCAGCCCTACCATCTACTGTACTCTAGCAGCCATCCCTTGACCTCTCACTCCACCAGGCCCCGCCCTCCTGAGGGGGACCAGGTGGTCCCCTCCTTCCAGAGACTATCAGTTTATGAGCAGAGTCCGTCCTGCGGCCCCAAgcccctgccccctctccctgacccagaggATAACTCTTCAGATGAGGCGGCAGACAGCGAGGTGGAATTCTTCATCGACGAGAGGCAGCACCTACTTCCCCAGCGCTGCTCCACGAATGCCCTGGCTCTCCACTATGGAGCCACCGGACGACGAAGCTTCAGGGGCTGTGGCCAGGTCAACTATGCCTACCTTGAGGGGCCCCCCGGGGCTAGCGGCTCGGCTAATGGTGGAGCCCAAAGTGGAACCCAGGAGCAGCAGGCCCAGTTTGGGGGACAGAGAGGGCCAGGGCCCGTGGTGGTAGCAGCGAGGGACATTTCTAGCAAGCAACACGATCGGCCCCAATGGTCCAAGTTGCGGCGCTCCCACTCGGGCCCTGCAAGCTCCTTCAAGCCCTCCGGCCTGCGCCAGTCGTGTcaccttcaccaccaccaccatggcaGCTACAGGGGCAACCCCCAGCTGGACAAGCCTGAAGTTCCTCCCCGCATCCCCATCCCCCCACGCCCCTCCAAGACTGCCAACTGCCACCGTTGGTCTGTCACCGAGGACCAAGACAAGGACAAGCCACCCAAAGTTCCTCCCAGGAAACCGATAGCGCCCCCTTGTGGCTCCTGTTGCACCCCTAGTCCCAAGAGCCTCCCTATATACGTGAATGGGGTGATGCCCCCTACGCAGAGTTTCGCCCCTAACCCCAAATATGTCAGCAAGGGCCTCCAGAGGCCACAACAGCAGCATAGGGAGGGGTCCACTGGGCCTTTGGTGGGGCCACGCTCCCCCTGTATCGTGCCTATCATGGAGGATGGGAGGAAAGCCAGTGCCACGCACTATTTCCTCCTACCCCGGCGGCCATCCTACATGGACAGGTTAGAAAGGTTCTTGAGGGAGAAGGAGGCAGACAGTGTCCAGCAACACTCCCAGCTCAGAGTGGGGTTGCCAGAACAGGCAGAAACCTCCTGTCATCATATAGAGCTTCAACATTGCGGAAAGCTTGAAGACTGA